The following are from one region of the Ictalurus furcatus strain D&B chromosome 11, Billie_1.0, whole genome shotgun sequence genome:
- the dipk1ab gene encoding divergent protein kinase domain 1A translates to MARNVIPWIWLRKHIYIQARFSYLHMKYLFFSWLAVFVGSWVIYVQYSSYTELCRGHECKNSICDKFQKGVIDGTACSSLCEKETLYFGKCLSAKSSNQVYSGSWGDLEGIIKCHMEDVPHYDLEAELEPRRESAAFNRPTKGTSVEKFREMVLSHLKAKVGDQANLHDLVGLVLGVADANKDGEISLAEARSTWALLQLNEFLMAVILQGREHTPRLLGFCGDLYVVEKVPYTPLYGLSLPWAVELWLPAGLRRSMDQWVTPSWPRKAKIAIGLLELVEDIFHGPFGSFLMCEVNAACFGYTERHDLKVLDARRIAPEAAFQKVMREQRCEVDTDCLYGVDCHTTCDLTKHRCTTEVTQPNLAKVCGALKDYLLHGAPPDVKEELEKQLYACMALRGATEQMEMEHSLILNNLKTLLWKKISHTKDSK, encoded by the exons GCTCGGTTCTCTTACTTGCACATGAAGTACCTGTTCTTCTCCTGGCTGGCCGTGTTTGTAGGAAGCTGGGTGATATATGTCCAGTACTCCTCCTATACAGAGCTGTGCCGTGGACATGAGTGCAAAAACTCTATT tgtgATAAGTTCCAGAAGGGGGTGATCGATGGTACAGCCTGCAGCAGCTTATGTGAGAAGGAGACACTGTATTTTGGGAAATGCCTGTCTGCCAAATCCAGTAACCAG GTGTATTCTGGTAGCTGGGGAGATTTGGAGGGTATCATTAAATGCCACATGGAGGACGTTCCTCACTATGACCTGGAAGCAGAGCTGGAACCACGGAGAGAATCTGCAGCCTTTAATAGGCCCACTAAAGGCACATCTGTGGAGAAGTTCAGAGAGATGGTCCTGAGCCATCTAAAG GCGAAGGTGGGCGATCAGGCCAACCTGCACGACTTGGTGGGGCTCGTGCTCGGCGTGGCTGATGCCAACAAGGATGGTGAGATCTCTCTGGCAGAGGCACGCTCAACCTGGGCTCTACTGCAGCTGAATGAGTTTTTGATGGCGGTGATTCTGCAGGGGCGGGAACACACTCCAAGGCTGCTGGGCTTCTGCGGAGACTTGTATGTAGTGGAGAAGGTGCCGTACACACCACTCTATGGCCTCAGCCTACCCTGGGCCGTGGAGTTATGGCTTCCAGCAGGCCTGCGCAGGAGTATGGATCAGTGGGTGACGCCGTCATGGCCTCGCAAGGCCAAAATTGCGATCGGTCTCTTGGAACTAGTGGAAGACATCTTCCACGGGCCATTTGGCAGCTTCCTTATGTGTGAAGTGAATGCAGCGTGCTTCGGTTACACTGAGCGCCATGACCTGAAGGTGCTGGACGCCAGGCGCATTGCTCCTGAAGCTGCTTTCCAGAAAGTGATGCGCGAGCAGCGGTGTGAAGTTGACACCGACTGTCTATATGGAGTAGATTGCCACACCACCTGTGACCTCACGAAGCACCGCTGCACCACCGAGGTGACGCAGCCAAACCTGGCTAAAGTGTGTGGTGCGCTGAAGGACTATCTGCTCCACGGAGCACCGCCGGACGTGAAGGAAGAGTTGGAAAAGCAGTTGTATGCATGCATGGCCCTGAGAGGAGCCACCGAGCAAATGGAGATGGAACACTCGCTCATCCTGAACAACCTGAAGACACTGCTGTGGAAGAAGATTTCGCACACAAAGGACTCCAAGTGA
- the rpl5b gene encoding 60S ribosomal protein L5b: MGFVKVVKNKAYFKRYQVKFRRRREGKTDYFARKRLVIQDKNKYNTPKYRMIVRFSNRDIVCQIAYAKIEGDMIVCAAYSHELPKYGVTVGLTNYAAAYCTGLLLARRLLNKFGLDKVYEGQVEITGDEFNVESIDDKPSAFTCYLDAGLARTTTGNKVFGALKGAVDGGLSIPHSTKRFPGYDSESKEFNAEVHRKHILGLNVAEYMRLLMEEDEEAYKKQFSRFIKNGVTPDSIEEMYKKAHAAIRENPVHEKKPKREVKKKRWNRAKLTLAQRKDRVAQKKASFLRAQAAEED, translated from the exons atg GGATTTGTAAAAGTAGTGAAGAACAAGGCCTATTTCAAGAGGTACCAGGTGAAGttcaggaggaggagag AGGGAAAAACTGACTACTTTGCCCGCAAACGCCTGGTCATCCAAGACAAGAACAAATATAACACACCCAAGTACAGGATGATTGTCCGCTTCTCCAACAGGGACATTGTCTGTCAG attGCCTATGCCAAGATCGAGGGAGACATGATTGTGTGTGCAGCATACTCCCATGAGCTCCCCAAGTATGGCGTCACTGTGGGTCTGACGAACTACGCAGCAGCGTACTGCACTGGTCTGCTCCTCGCCCGCAGG ctGCTAAACAAATTTGGGTTGGATAAGGTGTACGAGGGCCAGGTGGAGATCACCGGAGACGAGTTCAACGTGGAGAGCATTGATGACAAGCCCAGTGCCTTCACGTGCTACCTGGACGCTGGCCTTGCCAGAACCACCACTGGAAACAAAGTGTTCGGAGCCCTTAAGGGAGCCGTAGACGGAGGACTGTCCATTCCTCACAG CACCAAGCGTTTCCCTGGCTATGATTCTGAAAGCAAAGAGTTCAACGCAGAGGTCCACCGCAAACACATTCTGGGCCTGAACGTGGCTGAATACATGCGTCTCCTgatggaggaggatgaggaggcaTACAAGAAACAGTTCTCTCGCTTCATCAAGAACGGCGTCACCCCTGACAGC ATTGAGGAAATGTACAAGAAGGCCCACGCAGCCATCCGTGAAAATCCAGTTCATGAAAAGAAGCCCAAGAGGGAGGTCAAGAAGAAGAG aTGGAACCGTGCCAAGCTCACACTGGCCCAGAGGAAAGACCGCGTTGCTCAGAAGAAAGCCAGTTTCCTCCGTGCTCAGGCTGCAGAGGAGGATTAG